AGCCGAGTAGTATTACAGACTTAATAATTGTTTATTACGAACAGTTTTACCGGAATAGTAGTAGCAATTGAGAAAGCATAAACATGGAGCACTCTTTCAACCTTCGCAGACGTGGGCCTCCTTACTTGGCGACGGCGGTCTCGCTgccgttggcggcggcgggggccttGGCCttgccgtcggcggcggcgccctccttGGCGAAGGCGGAGACGGGGTAGGTCCTGCCGAGGCCGGAGGGCGTCTTGAAGGTGATCTTGGAGCGGTCGTCCTTGTCGATGTACATGTCGCAGAGCGAGACCCAGATGAGGAGCTCCTTGGTCTTGACCCCGGTCATGCGCTTCATCTTGCGGTCCTCGACGTAGGCGGTGACCTCGGCGG
The Brachypodium distachyon strain Bd21 chromosome 2, Brachypodium_distachyon_v3.0, whole genome shotgun sequence genome window above contains:
- the LOC100822009 gene encoding uncharacterized protein LOC100822009, which codes for MGSQAIEANREGAEVYRGAALCQEKSVELLAETNMPLGLLPLAEMEEVGYNRATGFVWLRQKKALTHTFKQIGRQVSYAAEVTAYVEDRKMKRMTGVKTKELLIWVSLCDMYIDKDDRSKITFKTPSGLGRTYPVSAFAKEGAAADGKAKAPAAANGSETAVAK